The Lewinellaceae bacterium genome includes a region encoding these proteins:
- a CDS encoding response regulator transcription factor codes for MKIILIEDDVEHAKILEKELRKLGVDVIGPFVESSTAIEGFKEKVPDLVISALNLKDSPLDGVEIVQAFKRERDLPVIFLSHKENKSTLDRAKSIRPNYLLARPTTSNKLDVAIDFAWFTFMENNHHDYLNNEGNRFSDSLMNFFFVKQNGRYIRIPSNEIIYLKGAGSQTELFLPNSKYVVSSHLGDVISQIDIDTIFQCHRSFAVNLYAILSFDHSSIYVKNHDKPMEIPISDSYRKNVFDKIKILKSK; via the coding sequence ATGAAAATTATTTTAATAGAGGACGATGTTGAGCATGCCAAAATTTTGGAAAAAGAACTTCGAAAATTGGGCGTTGATGTTATTGGACCTTTTGTAGAAAGCTCAACAGCCATTGAAGGATTCAAAGAAAAGGTGCCAGATCTGGTTATTTCTGCCTTAAATCTTAAAGACAGCCCCCTGGACGGCGTTGAAATAGTTCAGGCTTTTAAGCGGGAGCGTGATCTACCCGTAATTTTCCTTTCTCACAAAGAAAACAAGTCTACCCTTGATCGGGCCAAATCCATAAGACCCAATTATTTACTTGCTCGTCCCACCACATCGAATAAGTTGGATGTAGCCATAGATTTTGCCTGGTTCACTTTTATGGAAAATAATCATCATGATTACCTTAATAATGAGGGAAACCGTTTTTCGGATAGTCTGATGAATTTTTTCTTTGTTAAACAAAACGGTAGGTATATCCGAATACCTTCAAATGAAATAATATATTTAAAAGGTGCCGGTAGCCAGACAGAGCTATTTTTGCCTAATAGCAAATATGTGGTCTCCTCTCATTTAGGGGACGTGATCAGCCAAATAGACATTGATACCATCTTTCAATGTCATCGATCCTTTGCGGTCAATTTATATGCCATTTTGAGTTTTGATCATTCCTCCATTTATGTAAAAAACCATGACAAACCGATGGAAATTCCCATCAGCGACAGTTATCGAAAAAATGTCTTTGACAAAATAAAAATTTTAAAGTCCAAATAA
- a CDS encoding NAD(P)/FAD-dependent oxidoreductase, which produces MIQTKVCIIGAGPGGVATALKLSYLGIESVLIDKAVFPRDKVCGDAISGKVTTLLNRLDPDILERFAGQPTHTDVWGITFVVPNGKALNIPFQPNYVRDKKNAPGYICKRMDFDNFMVEEVRRRDNIRFFEGQSVEQYTRISEGWSVKSEDNSLEVEAQILVVANGAHSSFTRKIAGIEKDNAHHAGAVRAYYKNVGDLQKDNFIELHFLKELTPGYFWVFPLPDGHANVGLGMRSDFISKRSLNLKKSFFEIVENHPTFKERFKNAEMVGKLEGYGLPLGSKSRVISGDHFMLVGDAGHLIDPLTGEGIGHAFYSGFIAAEQARDCLAANEFSAEFMKAYDVRVARVLGSEMKLSYRLQQLMRVVPVVNFLGSVIAGNQRFLEVLSKMYNDFDLRGQLVKPFFWVKMLLGKKR; this is translated from the coding sequence ATGATCCAAACCAAAGTATGTATTATCGGGGCCGGCCCGGGGGGAGTAGCCACGGCCCTCAAGTTGAGTTACCTGGGGATTGAAAGCGTTTTGATCGATAAAGCCGTTTTTCCACGGGATAAGGTTTGCGGGGATGCCATCAGCGGAAAGGTAACCACCTTGCTCAATCGCCTGGATCCGGATATACTGGAGCGATTTGCAGGTCAGCCCACCCATACGGATGTTTGGGGGATTACGTTTGTAGTGCCGAATGGAAAAGCATTAAATATTCCCTTTCAACCCAATTATGTCAGGGATAAAAAAAATGCTCCGGGGTATATTTGTAAAAGGATGGATTTTGATAATTTTATGGTGGAAGAAGTCAGGCGAAGGGACAATATCCGGTTTTTTGAAGGGCAATCGGTGGAACAATACACCCGTATTTCGGAAGGATGGTCCGTAAAAAGCGAGGACAATAGTCTGGAAGTAGAAGCGCAAATACTCGTCGTGGCCAATGGAGCCCATTCTTCCTTTACCCGTAAGATTGCAGGGATCGAAAAGGATAATGCCCATCATGCCGGAGCCGTCAGAGCTTATTATAAAAATGTAGGAGACCTTCAAAAGGATAATTTCATTGAGCTTCACTTTTTAAAGGAACTCACCCCCGGATATTTTTGGGTATTTCCCTTGCCTGATGGTCATGCCAATGTGGGATTGGGAATGCGCAGTGATTTTATCAGCAAAAGATCCTTGAACCTAAAGAAATCCTTTTTTGAGATCGTCGAAAACCATCCAACATTTAAAGAGCGTTTTAAAAATGCGGAAATGGTGGGTAAACTCGAAGGGTACGGATTGCCGCTGGGGTCTAAATCCAGGGTTATCTCAGGCGACCACTTTATGCTGGTGGGAGATGCCGGCCACCTGATCGATCCGCTGACGGGGGAGGGGATAGGCCACGCTTTTTATAGTGGTTTCATCGCGGCCGAACAGGCGAGAGATTGTCTGGCTGCCAATGAATTTTCCGCTGAATTTATGAAAGCTTACGATGTACGCGTTGCACGGGTGTTGGGCTCCGAGATGAAATTGAGTTACCGTTTGCAGCAACTGATGCGCGTGGTGCCCGTTGTCAATTTTTTAGGGTCTGTCATTGCCGGAAACCAACGTTTCCTGGAAGTCCTTTCCAAAATGTACAATGATTTCGATCTGCGAGGTCAGTTGGTTAAGCCTTTTTTTTGGGTGAAGATGTTGTTGGGGAAGAAGCGATAA
- a CDS encoding DDE-type integrase/transposase/recombinase — MKTLYSLSGISKQGHMDALKREREQLLKAPLYIGFIEEIREMHPGMGLRKIYEQFEPEGIGRDAFIILGLREGYRLRALESPYKTTYSDKGSQYGNVLIGKRFTNVNQLWVSDLFYFPLGGQHYYVVLIMDVYSRRIIGYSVSDNMRSENNIAALTMALNLRGIDDYNNELIHHSDRGSQYTSTDYTNLLKSYGIRISMCTNVLENAHCERANGTIKNEYLKRWSIQNFGQLKKRVAMAVENYNNRLHNSLKMTPMVYETYIKDLKEKERPEMEVFTINKMLDNPMQLELQFDL, encoded by the coding sequence ATGAAGACATTATACAGTTTATCGGGGATCAGCAAACAAGGGCATATGGATGCCCTGAAACGGGAACGAGAGCAATTATTAAAAGCTCCCCTTTACATAGGTTTTATTGAGGAGATTAGGGAGATGCATCCGGGGATGGGCCTGCGCAAGATATATGAACAGTTCGAACCAGAAGGCATTGGACGGGATGCTTTTATAATATTAGGTTTACGCGAAGGCTATCGTTTACGGGCCTTAGAAAGTCCCTATAAGACTACTTACAGCGATAAGGGAAGTCAATATGGTAATGTACTGATAGGAAAGAGGTTTACAAATGTCAACCAATTATGGGTTAGTGACCTTTTTTATTTTCCATTAGGGGGACAGCATTATTACGTTGTATTAATAATGGATGTTTATTCTCGACGGATCATAGGATATTCGGTTTCTGACAATATGCGGTCAGAGAATAATATTGCTGCATTAACAATGGCACTCAACCTCAGAGGCATTGATGATTATAATAATGAGTTGATTCATCATTCTGACAGAGGTTCGCAATATACGAGTACTGATTATACGAACTTACTTAAATCCTATGGCATAAGGATCAGTATGTGTACTAACGTACTTGAAAATGCACATTGCGAGCGGGCAAATGGAACCATAAAAAATGAATACCTCAAAAGGTGGAGTATCCAAAATTTTGGACAGTTAAAGAAACGAGTAGCCATGGCTGTTGAAAACTACAACAACCGTTTACACAATTCTTTAAAGATGACACCAATGGTTTATGAAACATATATCAAAGACCTAAAGGAAAAAGAAAGACCCGAAATGGAAGTCTTTACAATAAACAAAATGTTAGATAATCCAATGCAACTTGAATTACAATTTGATTTATAA
- a CDS encoding transposase — protein sequence MANKNNKKFQKQPNSNRTFSESFKRSKVKDLVSRRIKVRDICELYEVSRTSVYKWIYLYSDSTKEVKTVVQMESEAQKTKILMQRLSEYERIIGQKQMTIDLLEKGYEFASEDLGYDVKKKYVLQPWNGSENTLTNTDIK from the coding sequence ATGGCAAACAAAAATAACAAAAAGTTTCAAAAACAACCAAATAGCAATAGGACTTTCAGTGAATCCTTTAAAAGGAGCAAAGTTAAAGACCTGGTTTCAAGACGAATAAAGGTACGAGATATATGTGAGCTATATGAAGTATCACGAACAAGTGTATATAAATGGATATATTTGTATTCTGACAGTACAAAAGAAGTAAAGACAGTAGTACAAATGGAAAGTGAAGCACAAAAGACGAAAATATTAATGCAACGATTGTCCGAATATGAACGCATAATCGGACAAAAACAGATGACAATAGATCTCTTGGAGAAGGGGTACGAGTTTGCGAGTGAAGATCTGGGTTATGATGTAAAAAAAAAGTACGTACTCCAACCCTGGAATGGTTCCGAAAACACCCTGACGAACACGGATATAAAATGA
- a CDS encoding sigma-70 family RNA polymerase sigma factor — MKNLISPEELQLIDKCLAGEGKSQKLLYQKYVNAMYHTVVRMVGNSEDARDIIQDTFIKVFHHLGSFRKDSTLGAWIKRIAVNTALNFLRTEKNLQTMPFEEHLNERPMEEEEVKTVNMKAIHHAIKSLPEGSRVVLTLFLLEGYQHQEIAQILDITESTSKTQYRRGKLMLQEKLKEQWKG; from the coding sequence TTGAAAAACCTTATTTCACCTGAAGAACTGCAGCTGATCGACAAGTGCCTGGCCGGGGAAGGCAAGAGCCAGAAGTTGTTGTATCAAAAGTATGTCAATGCCATGTACCATACTGTGGTGCGTATGGTTGGCAATTCAGAGGATGCAAGGGATATCATCCAGGATACTTTTATTAAAGTTTTTCACCACCTGGGGTCTTTCCGAAAAGATTCTACCCTCGGTGCCTGGATCAAGCGCATTGCCGTGAATACGGCACTAAATTTTTTAAGGACGGAAAAGAATCTTCAAACGATGCCTTTTGAAGAGCACTTAAATGAAAGGCCAATGGAAGAAGAAGAGGTAAAAACCGTAAACATGAAAGCCATACACCATGCCATAAAATCCCTTCCGGAAGGTTCTAGAGTGGTGTTGACCCTCTTCCTGCTGGAAGGATATCAGCACCAGGAGATCGCTCAAATCCTTGATATCACTGAGTCCACCTCAAAAACGCAATACCGGAGAGGGAAACTTATGCTACAGGAAAAATTGAAAGAACAATGGAAGGGATAA
- a CDS encoding T9SS type A sorting domain-containing protein — MKKKLPISLMLILYLGLTTAYAQEIRTFDGTGNNFQHPEWGAVGTPQLHLTSNGFADQVSEPGGYDRPNARHISNSIFNQDGILPDVLELSDYAFIWGQFIDHDITLVMEAEEEIIEVPMPTGDPYFDPLSTGIVTIRVKRSVYTEDSGTDPGNPRAFPNGISAFIDGSGVYGSDEARANWLRTFEHGKLKTSAGNLLPYNTTENEAGSPVDPNAPGMAMPNPLMTRWFVAGDIRANENVNLTVFHTLWVREHNKICDELLAENPSWTDEQIYQRARKIVGAEIQAIVFEEWLPTLGVHLPEYNGYDALVNPGIMNVFSVAAYRYGHSVINSTIVRMNNAGNIIPQGNILLRNAFFNPVILVESGGVDPFLIGMATQVEQDFDCKMIHDLRNFLFGSPGSGGLDLAVLNITRGRERGLADYNTIRTNFGLPAIQNFNELSTNPWQNQIIEGVYGNVNKIDPWVGFLAEDHMSNALFGETVMTIMKRQFRSLRDGDRFYYENDPDFTEAEKQALKSTRFKDIIMRNTGVETMQDNVFLMSPHGVTALYNTAEETPVEITAYPNPVTEKLFINFSAERAGEVILQVTDLKGVLLEEKTVDVNEGMNTVEFNLDKQLPNGVYMVSLIMDNKIGRQRVFKN, encoded by the coding sequence ATGAAAAAAAAGTTACCAATTTCTTTGATGTTGATTTTGTACCTGGGCCTGACCACTGCTTATGCTCAGGAAATCCGAACTTTTGACGGAACCGGCAATAATTTCCAGCACCCGGAATGGGGAGCTGTAGGTACGCCACAATTACACCTTACCTCCAATGGTTTTGCCGATCAGGTTTCGGAACCGGGAGGGTATGACCGTCCCAATGCCAGGCATATCAGCAATTCGATTTTCAACCAGGACGGCATTTTACCGGATGTGCTTGAATTGAGCGATTATGCTTTCATTTGGGGGCAGTTCATCGATCACGACATAACACTGGTAATGGAAGCAGAAGAAGAAATCATTGAAGTGCCCATGCCTACCGGTGATCCTTATTTCGATCCTTTGAGTACGGGAATTGTCACGATCAGGGTTAAGCGTTCTGTTTATACGGAAGATTCCGGTACCGATCCCGGGAACCCACGGGCTTTTCCCAATGGCATTTCTGCCTTTATTGATGGATCCGGAGTTTATGGTTCTGATGAAGCGCGTGCCAACTGGCTTCGGACTTTTGAGCATGGAAAGTTAAAAACTTCGGCAGGAAACCTGCTTCCTTACAACACCACTGAAAATGAGGCCGGCAGCCCTGTCGATCCCAATGCTCCGGGTATGGCCATGCCTAACCCGCTCATGACACGGTGGTTCGTAGCAGGAGACATTCGAGCCAATGAAAATGTGAATTTGACCGTATTTCATACCCTTTGGGTGCGTGAGCACAATAAGATTTGTGATGAATTGCTGGCAGAAAATCCAAGCTGGACGGATGAGCAGATTTACCAGAGAGCCAGGAAAATTGTCGGGGCTGAAATACAGGCCATCGTATTCGAAGAATGGCTTCCTACCCTGGGTGTCCACCTTCCCGAATACAATGGGTATGATGCTTTGGTCAACCCGGGTATTATGAATGTTTTCTCGGTGGCCGCCTACCGTTATGGCCATTCGGTGATCAACAGTACCATTGTCAGAATGAATAACGCGGGTAATATTATTCCGCAAGGAAATATCCTGTTGCGCAATGCCTTTTTCAATCCGGTTATTCTGGTGGAAAGTGGTGGAGTTGATCCCTTCCTCATCGGTATGGCGACCCAGGTGGAACAGGATTTTGATTGTAAAATGATCCATGATCTCAGGAATTTCCTTTTCGGCTCTCCGGGTTCAGGAGGTCTCGACCTGGCTGTGCTCAATATCACCAGGGGACGTGAAAGAGGCCTGGCAGATTACAATACCATCCGCACCAATTTCGGATTGCCGGCTATTCAGAATTTCAACGAGCTGAGTACTAATCCGTGGCAAAACCAGATTATTGAAGGAGTGTATGGCAATGTCAATAAAATTGACCCTTGGGTGGGATTCCTGGCAGAGGACCATATGTCTAATGCATTGTTTGGAGAAACCGTGATGACGATCATGAAACGCCAGTTCAGGTCGCTCCGGGATGGAGACCGTTTTTATTATGAAAACGATCCCGATTTTACCGAAGCGGAAAAGCAAGCCTTAAAGAGCACGAGGTTCAAGGATATCATCATGAGAAATACAGGAGTCGAAACCATGCAGGACAATGTGTTCCTCATGTCTCCACACGGGGTGACCGCTCTGTATAATACGGCAGAGGAAACTCCGGTGGAAATAACAGCCTACCCAAACCCGGTTACCGAAAAATTGTTTATCAATTTCTCCGCGGAAAGAGCAGGAGAGGTGATATTGCAGGTGACCGACCTGAAAGGGGTTTTGCTGGAAGAAAAAACGGTCGATGTCAATGAAGGCATGAATACGGTGGAATTTAACCTGGATAAGCAATTGCCTAACGGGGTTTATATGGTGAGCCTGATCATGGACAATAAAATTGGCAGGCAGAGGGTTTTTAAGAATTAA
- a CDS encoding Crp/Fnr family transcriptional regulator, with translation MPIAQKCDLHPESGENSCMNCGVKALSLLKDLTFEELELINIDRRMELFAPGEKIFEEGTTSRGLYCLKTGKVKIVRSGLLENDPIVALKKPVDFIGLKALVLEKNHASTAIALEPCSICLIERDHFLQVVQNNNDLSLKVMQLLSKELEEADQRMVDLTQKHLRGRMADALLLLLNRYGTTSDNKTLDIQMKRADMAALANMTQANAIRILSDFSKENLLEIEKREIKILQLERLQKISQLG, from the coding sequence ATGCCAATAGCTCAAAAGTGTGATCTTCATCCGGAATCCGGAGAAAATTCATGCATGAATTGCGGGGTTAAAGCGCTTTCTTTGCTCAAAGATCTGACTTTTGAGGAACTCGAACTGATCAACATAGACAGAAGGATGGAACTTTTTGCGCCAGGAGAAAAAATCTTTGAGGAAGGAACAACATCCAGGGGCTTGTATTGTTTGAAAACCGGGAAAGTTAAAATTGTGAGGTCCGGATTGTTGGAAAACGACCCTATTGTGGCCCTCAAAAAACCGGTCGATTTTATCGGACTAAAAGCCCTGGTGCTCGAAAAAAATCATGCTTCGACGGCGATTGCCCTCGAACCTTGTTCCATCTGCCTGATCGAAAGAGACCATTTTCTCCAGGTCGTCCAAAACAATAATGATCTTTCCCTGAAAGTAATGCAGTTGCTTTCCAAAGAATTGGAGGAGGCTGATCAGCGGATGGTCGATCTTACCCAAAAACATCTTCGCGGCCGCATGGCTGACGCTTTATTGCTGTTACTCAATCGTTATGGGACCACTTCCGATAATAAGACACTGGACATCCAGATGAAGCGTGCCGATATGGCTGCCCTGGCCAATATGACTCAGGCCAATGCCATCCGTATTTTATCCGATTTCTCTAAAGAAAACCTGTTGGAGATCGAGAAGCGGGAAATTAAGATTCTTCAATTGGAGCGGCTTCAGAAGATCAGTCAGCTAGGGTAA
- a CDS encoding MFS transporter: MIARTIRLYQNSFSGLSRDVWILTLIFFINRSGTMVLPFLTIVMTSSKGFSLQEAGFMMSAFGMGSIVGANLGGRITDRTSPYPVMFWALFLSGLVFFMLLFVDSLLGYCGVLFLLSSIADTYRPANNAALAFYSKPENYTRSFGLIRLAANLGFAAGPGLGGIIIAHFSYDALFIVDGLTCILASFAILIFLDRNKIKESKAQKHRDEQSLGIKIDRRPGRDKVFLVFVLLNFLTALGFLQLFSTIPVFFKNVITYSETQVGLVMGFNGLLIALIEMPMVYSIENKYEKMKLVGIGAIIFGLAYLPFQMGGLLWMAPWMFVFLLTIGEILNMPFANAWVSERASAKTQGRYMGIFSMGWASAFIIGPTLSMYIAEHYDFPTLWILTSVICIGAGLGFLALRKKIALSE, from the coding sequence ATGATTGCCCGAACCATACGATTGTACCAAAATTCTTTTTCAGGACTCTCCAGGGACGTATGGATTCTCACCTTAATATTTTTCATTAACCGATCCGGCACCATGGTGTTGCCTTTTTTAACCATTGTAATGACCAGTTCCAAGGGATTCAGTCTTCAGGAAGCAGGTTTTATGATGAGTGCTTTCGGCATGGGCTCTATTGTCGGAGCCAACCTGGGAGGCAGAATTACCGATAGAACAAGTCCGTACCCGGTGATGTTTTGGGCCCTCTTTTTAAGTGGTCTCGTTTTTTTCATGCTGCTTTTTGTCGACAGCCTTTTGGGATACTGCGGGGTATTGTTCCTGCTCAGCAGTATAGCGGACACCTACCGTCCTGCCAATAATGCAGCCCTGGCTTTTTACAGTAAGCCTGAGAATTACACCCGCTCTTTTGGTTTGATCAGGCTGGCCGCTAACCTGGGATTTGCCGCCGGGCCTGGTCTGGGCGGCATAATCATTGCCCATTTCAGCTATGACGCCCTGTTCATTGTGGACGGGCTGACCTGTATTCTGGCCTCATTTGCCATTTTGATCTTTCTCGACCGCAATAAAATTAAAGAAAGTAAAGCCCAAAAACACAGGGATGAACAAAGCCTGGGCATCAAGATTGACCGACGGCCAGGCCGGGACAAGGTCTTCCTCGTTTTCGTCTTGCTGAATTTTTTGACGGCACTCGGATTTTTGCAATTGTTTTCGACCATCCCCGTATTTTTTAAAAACGTCATTACCTATTCCGAAACACAGGTAGGGCTGGTCATGGGGTTCAACGGATTATTGATCGCCCTCATTGAAATGCCCATGGTGTATTCCATTGAGAACAAATATGAAAAAATGAAACTCGTGGGGATCGGGGCCATCATATTTGGGCTGGCTTACCTTCCTTTTCAAATGGGCGGATTACTCTGGATGGCTCCTTGGATGTTCGTCTTTTTACTCACTATAGGGGAAATACTGAACATGCCTTTCGCCAATGCATGGGTAAGCGAACGAGCCTCAGCCAAAACACAAGGCAGGTATATGGGCATTTTCTCCATGGGATGGGCCTCGGCATTTATCATTGGCCCCACCTTGAGTATGTACATTGCCGAACATTACGATTTTCCGACCTTATGGATACTGACCTCTGTTATTTGTATCGGGGCAGGGTTGGGATTTTTGGCGCTGAGAAAGAAAATTGCCCTCAGTGAGTAA
- a CDS encoding CHAT domain-containing protein has protein sequence MILKKLFFCLACSLWGMPAFLLAQYPLVLNPKAVVAGEEDTFLSMTDLLKNSWDSQQELADLFHNRGVFEYNKKHYEKAIFYTEKAVAIRQIVLYPFQEDLGKSYHNLGAFYRKIEKFEMAEKNLQSAIRIFSATGNDRVSRSLLELGGIYRELGDFDRAIQAFDLAINNANKFNDNIRMVKGRLEFGYVLHEKGLYQRAIDSLLLVSAYFQNGAPSDVRAFCYNNLCRSYYSLKDYDNCIYYGDLAIKELTQFKIKKDLGAAYNNVGLAHLKLNQLEEARKCFLKGDALGKQFDMRTLVAQSQDNLAEYYIRMGAPDQALKCYHNAVMKEVNGAMDLNVLENPSEKDIELMPSKADLLIYLSDKAKALMLLHQKSGDPVFLTQALQTYKRCDFLVGLLRREHTEQSTKLFWRENVMPIYEKAIEASYIAGDYSSAFLFFEKSRSVLLLDAMINAEAIHSIGDATLIREEQRLTQALLKAREQLETSNKENRIIALENLRQLNIEFETFTSTVSKKYPNYHKAKFETKVDALSTFRSNQLLGNHTALLHYFLGQEKSWLLALTGDAEPVFKDLGPTVETEQLVGEYLAFFKNSYAIANDPEGYIASARALFNYLVAPAGLSGVDELIIVPDGVLGFVPFEALVTKPVEDYELSRLPYLINDYSIRLSFSATILGKQGANPGDKHTLLGFAPFSAGQGIGNYPALSYSKDELSTIEKKVAGAYFTGSKATKELFMQETGHFSVVHLSTHAEANEAGGQPIIVFADTVLTLQELYGMKIPSDLVVLSACETNIGEVKSGEGIFSLSRGFTYAGAHSIIASLWNVNAASTGKIFPVFYDKLRQGSTKASALRAAKLEYISKLDESGHIKTPYDWAAFTLMGNNETIELESPSNPWGYFLIPLVIFTGFFVIRKKIKEG, from the coding sequence ATGATATTGAAAAAATTATTTTTCTGTCTGGCATGCTCTCTTTGGGGGATGCCAGCATTTTTATTGGCACAATACCCATTGGTGTTGAATCCAAAGGCTGTTGTGGCCGGAGAAGAGGATACCTTTCTGAGCATGACGGATCTTTTGAAGAATTCTTGGGATAGCCAACAGGAATTGGCTGATTTATTTCACAACAGAGGGGTGTTTGAATATAATAAAAAACATTATGAAAAAGCCATTTTTTATACCGAAAAAGCAGTAGCCATCAGGCAAATTGTCCTGTATCCTTTCCAGGAAGACCTGGGGAAGTCTTATCATAATTTGGGGGCATTTTACAGAAAAATCGAAAAATTTGAGATGGCTGAAAAAAATTTACAATCGGCCATCCGTATTTTTAGCGCAACGGGGAATGACAGGGTCTCCAGATCCCTTCTCGAACTGGGGGGCATTTACCGGGAACTTGGTGATTTTGATCGGGCCATACAAGCTTTTGACCTTGCCATCAATAATGCGAACAAATTTAATGATAACATTAGAATGGTGAAAGGCCGGCTTGAATTCGGGTATGTTTTACACGAAAAAGGACTATATCAAAGAGCCATTGACAGTCTTCTCCTGGTCAGTGCATATTTTCAAAACGGAGCACCCTCAGATGTAAGGGCATTTTGTTACAACAACCTGTGCAGAAGTTATTACAGTCTGAAAGATTATGACAATTGTATTTATTACGGAGATCTGGCCATTAAGGAGCTCACTCAATTCAAGATTAAAAAAGACCTTGGAGCGGCTTACAATAATGTCGGCCTGGCTCACCTCAAATTAAACCAATTGGAAGAAGCCAGGAAATGTTTCCTTAAGGGAGATGCGCTGGGGAAGCAATTTGATATGAGAACTCTGGTGGCACAAAGTCAGGATAACCTGGCAGAGTATTACATCAGAATGGGGGCGCCTGACCAAGCCTTAAAATGTTACCATAATGCCGTCATGAAAGAGGTGAATGGCGCAATGGATTTAAATGTTCTGGAAAATCCGTCGGAAAAGGATATTGAACTCATGCCTTCCAAGGCCGACTTGTTGATTTATCTGTCTGACAAAGCAAAGGCATTGATGTTGTTACACCAAAAAAGCGGGGATCCGGTTTTTTTGACCCAGGCTCTTCAAACCTATAAACGCTGCGATTTTCTCGTCGGCCTTCTGCGCCGGGAGCATACGGAACAAAGCACGAAACTTTTCTGGAGGGAAAACGTAATGCCTATTTATGAAAAGGCGATTGAGGCCAGTTATATCGCAGGCGATTATTCCAGTGCCTTTTTGTTTTTTGAAAAAAGCAGGTCGGTTCTTTTGCTCGATGCTATGATCAACGCGGAAGCCATTCATTCCATTGGAGATGCAACCCTGATCAGGGAGGAACAGCGACTTACCCAGGCTTTACTCAAAGCGCGTGAACAATTGGAAACCTCAAATAAGGAGAACAGAATCATTGCCCTGGAAAACCTCAGGCAGCTAAATATCGAATTTGAGACCTTTACTTCAACGGTTAGCAAAAAATACCCCAATTACCATAAAGCCAAATTTGAAACAAAAGTAGATGCCCTTTCCACTTTCAGGTCGAATCAACTTCTGGGCAATCATACGGCTTTGCTACATTACTTTTTGGGTCAGGAAAAAAGCTGGCTCCTTGCCTTGACAGGCGATGCAGAGCCTGTTTTCAAAGATCTGGGACCCACTGTGGAAACGGAACAGCTGGTCGGTGAGTATTTAGCCTTTTTTAAAAATTCCTATGCCATCGCCAATGATCCGGAAGGTTATATAGCTTCGGCCCGGGCGTTGTTCAATTACCTGGTGGCTCCCGCAGGATTATCCGGGGTGGACGAACTAATCATTGTTCCCGATGGGGTTTTAGGGTTCGTGCCATTTGAGGCATTGGTTACCAAACCTGTTGAGGACTATGAACTGTCACGCTTGCCTTATCTAATCAATGATTACAGTATTAGGCTCAGTTTTTCGGCTACCATTTTGGGAAAACAAGGTGCAAACCCGGGAGACAAACATACATTGCTGGGATTCGCGCCCTTCTCCGCCGGGCAAGGGATTGGTAATTATCCCGCTTTATCTTATAGTAAAGATGAGCTATCCACCATTGAGAAGAAAGTCGCTGGAGCATATTTTACCGGATCTAAGGCCACAAAAGAGCTATTTATGCAGGAAACAGGACACTTTTCGGTAGTCCATTTGTCGACGCATGCCGAAGCCAATGAGGCTGGCGGACAACCAATCATCGTTTTTGCCGATACTGTTTTAACCTTACAGGAATTGTACGGCATGAAAATACCTTCCGATCTGGTCGTATTGAGTGCCTGCGAAACCAATATTGGAGAAGTGAAATCAGGTGAGGGAATCTTTAGCTTATCCAGAGGTTTTACTTATGCAGGAGCCCACAGCATTATTGCCAGTTTGTGGAACGTAAATGCGGCCTCCACCGGAAAAATATTCCCTGTTTTTTATGACAAACTGCGACAGGGATCAACCAAGGCTTCTGCCTTGCGGGCCGCAAAATTGGAATATATCAGCAAATTGGACGAAAGCGGTCATATTAAAACACCCTATGACTGGGCAGCCTTTACCCTAATGGGCAATAACGAAACCATTGAATTGGAATCGCCGTCCAATCCATGGGGGTATTTCCTGATACCTCTTGTGATCTTTACTGGTTTTTTTGTGATCAGGAAAAAAATTAAAGAAGGTTAA